In the Akkermansiaceae bacterium genome, one interval contains:
- a CDS encoding Crp/Fnr family transcriptional regulator: MKPSAIRRAALASALHQATIFNGLPEDVLLRIAGYSSVRKLKKNDILFREGEKVVGFFVVTKGIIEAFRADESGREQLIHLIHAGESFAEPAVAGLPGYPAHTRALEPTEVILISGDEFLAHLRERSDLAMRMLGSLSRHLHELVSTIESYKLRDAETRLLHWLLQRCPAGGKPASIQLHVSKLVLAAELGTRQETLSRILAKLKKSGHLSVAGRQIGVPSPQALRELFESQLAPKVSLP; the protein is encoded by the coding sequence ATGAAACCTTCCGCCATCCGCCGCGCGGCGCTCGCCTCCGCGCTCCACCAGGCCACCATCTTCAACGGCCTGCCGGAGGATGTGTTGCTGCGGATCGCCGGGTACTCTTCGGTGCGGAAGTTGAAGAAAAACGACATCCTTTTCCGCGAGGGCGAGAAGGTCGTCGGTTTCTTCGTGGTGACGAAGGGCATCATCGAGGCGTTCCGCGCGGATGAGTCCGGACGGGAGCAACTGATCCACCTCATCCACGCGGGCGAGTCGTTCGCGGAACCCGCCGTGGCCGGACTGCCCGGCTACCCCGCCCACACCCGTGCGCTGGAACCGACGGAGGTCATCCTCATTTCCGGGGACGAATTCCTCGCCCACCTGCGGGAGCGTTCGGACCTCGCCATGCGCATGCTCGGGTCGCTCAGCCGCCACCTGCACGAGCTGGTCTCCACCATCGAAAGCTACAAGCTGCGCGATGCGGAGACGCGGCTGCTCCACTGGCTGCTCCAGCGTTGTCCCGCCGGAGGAAAGCCCGCCTCCATCCAGCTCCATGTCTCGAAGCTGGTGCTGGCGGCGGAGCTGGGCACGCGGCAGGAAACCCTTTCCCGCATCCTGGCGAAGCTGAAGAAATCCGGTCACCTGTCCGTTGCCGGCAGGCAGATCGGGGTGCCATCCCCGCAGGCGTTGCGAGAGCTGTTCGAGAGCCAGCTCGCGCCGAAAGTTTCCCTTCCATAG
- the trpA gene encoding tryptophan synthase subunit alpha codes for MPNRIDTTFAALRENNRKAFIAYIAAGDPDFDGSLEVIRGLADEGADIIEFGLPFSDPLADGIVNQMAADRALKSGMTTARALELIRKFRETHQTPIVLFTYLNPIFTYGFEKFHKDAAEAGADGILLLDLPPDEAKLSDEFSQQHGLKAIRLIAPTTPQERIKMLAESSEGFIYALSRTGVTGAHVAPSANISAQVENIKQFTDTPVCVGFGITTPEQAAMVAATADGVIVGSAIVKQVELNPTDAARAVREFTAPLIAATKGA; via the coding sequence ATGCCGAACCGCATCGACACCACCTTCGCCGCCCTACGGGAAAACAACCGGAAAGCCTTCATCGCCTACATCGCTGCGGGCGATCCGGATTTCGATGGCAGCCTGGAGGTAATCCGCGGCCTTGCGGACGAGGGGGCGGACATCATCGAGTTCGGCCTGCCGTTTTCCGATCCGCTGGCGGATGGCATCGTCAACCAGATGGCGGCCGACCGCGCGCTGAAGTCCGGCATGACCACCGCCCGCGCGCTGGAACTGATCCGGAAATTCCGCGAAACACACCAGACGCCCATCGTCCTGTTCACCTACCTGAACCCGATCTTCACCTACGGCTTCGAGAAGTTCCACAAGGACGCGGCGGAAGCCGGTGCCGACGGCATCCTCCTGCTGGACCTGCCACCGGACGAGGCGAAGCTGAGCGACGAATTTTCCCAGCAACACGGCCTTAAGGCGATCCGCCTGATCGCCCCGACCACCCCGCAGGAGCGGATCAAGATGCTGGCGGAGTCCTCCGAAGGCTTCATCTACGCCCTCTCCCGCACCGGCGTGACCGGTGCCCACGTCGCCCCGTCGGCGAACATTTCCGCCCAGGTGGAAAACATCAAACAGTTCACGGACACCCCTGTCTGCGTCGGTTTCGGCATCACGACCCCGGAGCAGGCCGCCATGGTCGCCGCCACCGCGGACGGTGTGATCGTCGGCTCCGCGATCGTGAAACAGGTGGAGCTGAACCCCACGGATGCCGCCCGCGCGGTCCGCGAGTTCACCGCCCCGCTCATCGCGGCTACGAAGGGTGCCTGA
- a CDS encoding type II toxin-antitoxin system VapC family toxin produces the protein MSRSILLDTNAYSDLRRSGKWLSATESASEVHLSVIVIGELRAGFMNGGKRERNELDLQRFLSKPTARVVAPDLQTTLYYSQLHLQLRLQGTPIPANDLWIAAIALQHQFWLCTSDAHFDHIPQLLRAQP, from the coding sequence ATGAGCCGCAGCATCCTCCTGGACACCAACGCCTACTCCGATCTACGGCGTTCCGGGAAATGGCTTTCCGCCACGGAATCCGCGTCCGAGGTCCATCTGTCCGTCATCGTGATCGGTGAACTTCGCGCCGGCTTTATGAATGGCGGCAAGAGGGAGCGGAACGAACTCGATCTCCAGCGTTTCCTCTCGAAACCCACTGCCCGCGTGGTGGCCCCGGACCTGCAGACCACCCTTTACTATTCCCAACTTCATCTCCAGCTCCGGCTCCAGGGCACCCCGATCCCGGCCAATGATCTGTGGATCGCTGCCATCGCCCTCCAGCATCAGTTCTGGCTCTGCACCTCGGACGCGCATTTCGACCACATCCCGCAGTTGCTTCGCGCCCAACCCTGA
- a CDS encoding AMP-binding protein: protein MSSIQILNQSRLPQSGALVIPGRLDSQHLAPIEKLFSGRKITWLIEEHATLEPAIRSHLEKSGSGAMYSAADTAPAAAGNQLKGFLENGGVLIHVPGKAKVRVGSACHIPSAHLKALTAFGLPIVPIAIDTPRDSHLSIESSSSLPQAVISVGEPIPAEKASVAAYQQSLLTAFEAAYSSRPLFKKSLAMVLLQGLKKHATKHKVLDGSDDSELGFDKILGAAIAFSKHIQEETDKPRVAIVLPPGKAGLIANLAVIFAGKTPVNLNFTAGHDAIKSSIRQSGVDRFITADPFVRKVSSFPWPPNRDLIFIERTLPTLKKQIVKWVLLSKLLPAAVLGNMLGLNKRRDSDEALLLFTSGSSGEPKGVVLTQRNVLGNVCQFATRLNLPPKSSILGSLPLFHSFGCTVTLWFPCIEGINLVTYPSPLETKRLAELIGLHGVDLLLATPTFLRGYMKRIEPAQLASLKMVVTGAEKLPQSLADAFQDKFGIRPQEGYGLTETSPATNVNLPDLQGGSGVPVLPSTRNGSVGQMLPGLAVKLTDAATGDDIPLDKQGIIWFRGVNIFPGYLDQPKKSAEVLVDGWFRTGDVGRVDEDGFLYIEGRLSRFSKIAGEMVPHETVEGAIAKVLGLDSEAERKIAIVGVPDEQKGEAILLLSTISGPALEQECIDLRYKLLDQGLSSLWCPKAIIPVKEIPVLASGKLDIKGCEELAKNR, encoded by the coding sequence ATGTCCTCCATCCAGATCCTCAACCAATCGCGCCTCCCGCAATCAGGCGCCCTCGTTATCCCGGGTCGCCTTGATTCCCAGCATCTTGCACCCATCGAAAAGCTCTTCTCCGGCCGGAAAATCACTTGGCTGATCGAGGAGCACGCCACCCTGGAACCCGCGATCCGCTCCCATCTGGAGAAATCCGGGTCCGGGGCCATGTATTCCGCGGCGGACACCGCCCCGGCGGCTGCCGGCAACCAGCTCAAGGGCTTCCTTGAGAACGGCGGCGTGCTGATCCACGTCCCGGGCAAGGCGAAGGTGCGCGTTGGCAGCGCCTGCCACATCCCGTCCGCCCACCTGAAGGCTCTCACCGCTTTCGGCCTTCCCATCGTCCCCATCGCCATCGACACGCCCCGGGACTCCCACCTTTCCATCGAGAGCAGTTCCTCCCTGCCACAGGCGGTCATCTCGGTAGGGGAGCCGATCCCTGCGGAAAAAGCGAGCGTCGCCGCCTACCAGCAGAGCCTGCTGACCGCATTCGAGGCCGCGTATTCCTCCCGACCGCTGTTCAAGAAATCCCTGGCGATGGTCCTGCTGCAGGGCCTCAAGAAGCATGCCACGAAGCACAAGGTGCTGGATGGCTCCGATGATTCCGAGCTGGGCTTCGACAAGATCCTCGGCGCGGCCATCGCTTTCTCGAAGCATATCCAGGAAGAGACGGACAAGCCGCGCGTCGCCATCGTCCTGCCGCCCGGAAAGGCGGGCCTCATCGCCAACCTGGCCGTCATCTTCGCGGGGAAGACTCCGGTGAACCTCAACTTCACCGCCGGCCATGATGCGATCAAGTCATCCATCCGCCAATCCGGCGTGGACCGCTTCATCACCGCGGACCCTTTCGTGCGGAAGGTGTCGAGCTTCCCATGGCCGCCGAACCGCGACCTGATCTTCATCGAGCGCACACTGCCCACGCTGAAGAAGCAGATCGTGAAGTGGGTGCTGCTTTCCAAGCTGCTGCCCGCCGCGGTGCTCGGCAATATGCTGGGCCTGAACAAGCGCCGCGACAGCGATGAGGCGCTGCTGCTTTTCACCTCCGGCTCCTCCGGCGAGCCGAAGGGCGTGGTGCTGACCCAGCGCAACGTGCTGGGCAACGTCTGCCAGTTCGCCACCCGGCTGAACCTGCCGCCGAAGTCCTCCATCCTCGGCTCCCTGCCGCTTTTCCATTCGTTCGGCTGCACGGTCACGCTGTGGTTCCCGTGCATCGAGGGCATCAACCTGGTGACCTACCCCAGCCCGCTGGAGACGAAGCGGCTGGCGGAACTCATCGGCCTGCACGGGGTGGACCTGCTGCTGGCGACGCCCACGTTCCTGCGCGGCTACATGAAGCGCATCGAGCCGGCCCAGCTTGCCTCGCTGAAGATGGTGGTCACGGGAGCGGAGAAGCTTCCGCAATCCCTGGCGGACGCGTTCCAGGACAAATTCGGCATCCGTCCGCAGGAAGGCTATGGCCTCACGGAAACGTCCCCTGCCACCAACGTCAACCTGCCTGACCTCCAGGGCGGTTCCGGCGTGCCCGTGCTGCCATCCACCCGCAACGGCTCCGTCGGCCAGATGCTGCCCGGCCTGGCCGTGAAACTCACCGACGCCGCCACCGGCGATGACATCCCCCTCGACAAGCAGGGCATCATCTGGTTCCGCGGTGTGAACATCTTCCCCGGCTACCTCGACCAGCCGAAGAAGTCCGCCGAGGTGCTGGTGGACGGCTGGTTCCGCACCGGCGACGTCGGCCGCGTGGACGAGGACGGTTTCCTCTACATCGAAGGCCGCCTTTCCCGTTTCTCGAAGATCGCCGGTGAGATGGTCCCCCACGAAACGGTGGAAGGCGCCATCGCCAAGGTGCTGGGCCTGGACTCCGAAGCGGAGCGGAAGATCGCCATCGTCGGCGTGCCGGATGAGCAGAAGGGCGAGGCGATCCTGCTGCTCTCCACCATCTCCGGACCGGCGCTTGAGCAGGAGTGCATCGACCTCCGCTACAAGCTGCTCGACCAAGGACTTTCCTCCCTCTGGTGCCCGAAGGCGATCATCCCGGTGAAGGAGATCCCGGTGCTGGCCTCCGGCAAACTCGACATCAAGGGCTGCGAGGAACTGGCGAAAAACCGCTGA
- a CDS encoding diaminopimelate epimerase, with the protein MLLHFYKMNGAGNDFIVIDNRDLQTNLDTETIEALCDRHRGIGADGLLAVEPAEKGADYKFRYYNADGGEAEMCGNGARCFGRFTAHLTEETPDKVTFETIAGTLAAEMIGDDVRIAMSEPKDLRLNTVTKVQGLDADLHFVNTGVPHVVAFVDDLDDLDVFNHGRDIRRHADFSPAGTNANFAKVLEPGHIAIRTYERGVEDETLACGTGMVASALIHHLLSGDPSPIKVDVEGGDTLEIGFEKTGDRTFTNVTLTGPADFVFEGEIEV; encoded by the coding sequence ATGCTCCTCCACTTCTACAAAATGAACGGCGCCGGCAATGACTTCATCGTCATCGACAACCGCGACCTGCAAACCAACCTGGACACCGAAACCATCGAGGCCCTCTGCGACCGCCACCGCGGCATCGGTGCCGACGGACTGCTGGCCGTGGAGCCAGCCGAAAAGGGAGCCGACTACAAGTTCCGCTACTACAACGCCGACGGCGGCGAGGCGGAGATGTGCGGAAATGGCGCGCGTTGTTTCGGCCGCTTCACCGCCCACCTCACGGAGGAAACTCCGGACAAGGTGACCTTTGAAACCATCGCCGGGACCCTTGCCGCGGAAATGATCGGTGACGACGTCCGTATCGCCATGTCCGAGCCGAAGGACCTGCGCCTCAACACCGTCACCAAGGTTCAGGGTCTGGACGCGGACCTGCATTTCGTGAACACCGGAGTGCCTCATGTGGTCGCTTTCGTGGATGATCTGGACGATCTGGACGTTTTCAACCACGGCCGGGACATCCGCCGCCATGCCGACTTTTCCCCTGCCGGAACCAACGCGAACTTCGCCAAGGTGCTGGAACCGGGACACATCGCCATCCGCACCTATGAGCGCGGCGTGGAGGATGAGACCCTGGCCTGCGGCACCGGCATGGTCGCCAGCGCCCTGATCCACCACCTGCTCTCCGGCGACCCTTCCCCCATCAAGGTGGATGTGGAAGGCGGCGACACCCTGGAGATCGGTTTCGAAAAAACAGGCGACCGGACCTTCACCAACGTGACCCTCACCGGACCGGCCGATTTCGTCTTCGAAGGCGAGATCGAAGTCTGA
- a CDS encoding DUF1800 family protein produces MTGANHPLAKVTLPILFLACATSARAKIDDNGNGMSDVWEAAYGKSLIPSEDPDKDGFSNLLESIAGTDPHDANSFPKVERLELHPDTLKQVWKSVTGVKYQPLFSTDLGAWAPFGPMVVGTGGEMELTIDRATAFTSGGVEHLVWDELTGWGLSQIKERVTNQTPPAFRGRLSALDIPQSNPDKDFFGQWIRGWIIPPETGAYQFFIASDDQSELWLSTDKEPANKRQIASVAEWTSHLEWDKFPSQTSAAITLEANTPYYFEVYQVEGNGGDNLSVAWQRPSMAAGAKEIIGGAALSSTGLSLAEMGAERLFSRMEISDADSDGDGLTDYEERLLGLDPFNATTTPRVADLDAAKKTLASPSSVNLGVSIARGYESTGSPAEFIVFRAGGIEPLTVHYTVSGTAQPATDYLTLSGSVTIPAGARSMKIPVTPVDDGEVEPQKNVTLTLQPGTGFTLGTPASASVQIDDSPDVLFIAQLRGSGATPSAGTGVAAVTRSGNALTGHTSLSFGGMGGAQSGAEIFISDDGISGPAVFTYPLAQVPGLPWDFPPAGEFTRQQIIDALDANRLWVRVLSGTPGTVELVGRLLPAPGWDQMPQPATPPAAPTMATGVAEAARFLTQATFGPNAAALATLETQSFPQWIDAQIALPPTWHLPLMRQRRDEWLARGSTGGGWQGPRLEAWWQTAVDAPDQLRQRVAFALSEILVISQNSALDIEYEGTAMYYDILVKHALGNYRELLDEVTKSPMMGTYLSMARNKKPDPVTGHQPDENYAREVMQLFSVGLSMRHTDGSLKLDSRGLPIPTYTQEDTVGLAHVFTGWGAHYDPEDPPHWDWDGQPAGRLDWFHWGADPLRPMSFYPEFHDRQDRRILGGVTIPGSLDGEQRMTMALDAIFNHPNVGPFIARHLIQKFVTSNPSPGYIHRVAAVFNDNGNGVRGDLGATIKAVLLDHEARAPEARNSFSYGKPSEPLMRATRLLRLVPIDRPLAASGDNRLFLNLDYHFPEQSPLNAPSVFNFFSPAYSISGPIGDAGLISPEFQIFSETTAIRQANFFLGAMEWGLWVSEPEDEDSNIVLHFNFSELVAILNTPGKTPVEAQGLLLDHLNDRMLFGEMSPALRAEILAAYAALPGWLDYSSTPQGQRARMAIYLIVNSPEFFVQK; encoded by the coding sequence ATGACCGGAGCAAATCACCCGCTGGCCAAGGTCACGCTGCCAATCCTCTTCCTCGCCTGCGCCACGTCCGCAAGGGCGAAGATCGATGATAATGGCAACGGCATGAGCGATGTATGGGAGGCGGCCTATGGCAAATCCCTCATCCCTTCCGAAGATCCGGACAAGGATGGATTCAGCAACCTGCTGGAATCGATCGCGGGCACGGATCCGCACGACGCGAACAGCTTTCCCAAGGTCGAACGGCTGGAGCTTCATCCTGACACGCTGAAGCAGGTCTGGAAAAGCGTGACCGGCGTGAAATACCAGCCGCTCTTTTCCACCGATCTCGGCGCATGGGCACCCTTCGGCCCGATGGTGGTCGGCACCGGTGGCGAGATGGAACTCACCATCGACCGCGCGACCGCCTTCACCTCCGGCGGCGTGGAGCATCTGGTGTGGGACGAACTCACGGGCTGGGGGCTTTCCCAAATCAAGGAACGGGTCACGAACCAGACACCGCCCGCTTTCCGTGGCCGGCTCAGCGCGCTGGACATCCCGCAGTCCAATCCGGACAAGGATTTCTTCGGCCAATGGATCCGCGGTTGGATCATCCCGCCGGAAACGGGTGCCTATCAATTTTTCATCGCCAGCGACGACCAGTCCGAGCTTTGGCTTTCCACGGACAAGGAACCCGCCAACAAAAGACAGATCGCGTCCGTGGCGGAATGGACATCCCACCTGGAGTGGGACAAGTTCCCTTCCCAGACATCGGCCGCCATCACCCTGGAGGCGAACACGCCCTACTACTTCGAGGTCTATCAGGTGGAGGGAAATGGCGGCGATAACCTCTCCGTCGCCTGGCAACGGCCGTCGATGGCGGCAGGGGCGAAGGAGATCATCGGTGGGGCGGCCCTTTCTTCGACCGGCCTATCACTGGCGGAAATGGGGGCCGAGCGGTTGTTCTCACGGATGGAGATTTCCGATGCGGACAGCGACGGCGATGGCCTGACCGACTACGAGGAACGCCTGCTGGGCCTCGATCCGTTCAATGCCACCACCACCCCGCGCGTCGCGGATCTGGATGCGGCGAAGAAGACGCTGGCCAGCCCCAGCAGCGTCAATCTGGGCGTGTCCATCGCCAGGGGTTATGAAAGCACGGGCAGCCCTGCGGAGTTCATTGTGTTCCGCGCAGGTGGCATCGAGCCGCTGACGGTCCACTACACGGTGTCCGGAACGGCGCAGCCTGCCACGGACTACCTCACGCTGTCCGGCAGCGTGACCATCCCCGCTGGCGCGCGGTCGATGAAGATCCCGGTCACGCCCGTGGACGACGGCGAAGTCGAGCCGCAGAAAAATGTGACCCTCACCCTCCAACCGGGAACGGGGTTCACGCTCGGCACTCCGGCGAGCGCCAGCGTGCAGATCGACGACAGCCCGGATGTGCTTTTCATCGCCCAACTGCGCGGCAGCGGGGCCACGCCGTCCGCAGGGACCGGAGTGGCGGCGGTGACCCGCAGCGGCAATGCCCTCACCGGCCATACCAGCCTCAGCTTCGGCGGGATGGGCGGCGCCCAGAGCGGCGCGGAGATTTTCATTTCAGATGATGGGATCTCCGGTCCGGCGGTTTTCACGTATCCCCTCGCCCAAGTGCCCGGCTTGCCGTGGGACTTCCCGCCCGCAGGGGAATTCACCCGCCAGCAGATCATCGACGCTCTGGATGCCAACCGCCTGTGGGTCCGAGTCCTCAGCGGCACACCCGGCACGGTGGAACTGGTGGGCCGACTGCTGCCCGCGCCCGGGTGGGATCAGATGCCGCAACCGGCCACGCCGCCCGCCGCACCGACAATGGCCACCGGAGTCGCGGAGGCAGCCCGCTTCCTCACGCAGGCAACTTTCGGCCCGAATGCCGCGGCTCTGGCCACACTGGAGACGCAGTCTTTCCCGCAGTGGATCGATGCGCAGATCGCGCTCCCTCCTACCTGGCACCTGCCGCTGATGCGCCAGCGCCGGGATGAGTGGCTGGCACGCGGCAGCACCGGTGGTGGCTGGCAGGGGCCGCGGCTGGAGGCATGGTGGCAGACAGCCGTGGATGCACCGGACCAGCTCCGCCAGCGGGTGGCGTTCGCCCTCAGCGAGATCCTCGTCATTTCCCAGAACAGCGCGCTGGACATCGAATACGAGGGCACCGCGATGTACTATGACATCCTGGTGAAACACGCGCTGGGCAACTACCGCGAGCTGCTGGATGAGGTGACGAAAAGCCCGATGATGGGCACCTACCTCAGCATGGCGCGCAACAAGAAGCCGGATCCCGTCACCGGCCACCAGCCGGATGAAAACTACGCGCGGGAGGTGATGCAGCTTTTCTCCGTGGGTCTCAGCATGCGCCACACCGACGGCTCGCTGAAACTGGATTCACGCGGCCTGCCCATCCCCACCTACACCCAGGAGGACACCGTGGGCCTCGCGCACGTCTTCACCGGCTGGGGCGCGCACTACGATCCGGAGGACCCGCCGCACTGGGACTGGGATGGACAGCCCGCCGGGCGACTCGACTGGTTCCACTGGGGTGCGGACCCGCTGCGGCCGATGAGCTTCTACCCGGAGTTCCATGACCGGCAGGACCGCCGCATCCTCGGTGGCGTGACCATCCCCGGCTCGCTCGACGGGGAGCAGCGCATGACGATGGCGCTCGATGCCATCTTCAACCACCCGAACGTCGGCCCGTTCATCGCACGGCACCTGATCCAGAAGTTCGTCACCAGCAATCCCAGCCCCGGCTACATCCACCGCGTGGCCGCCGTCTTCAATGACAACGGTAACGGCGTGCGCGGTGACCTGGGCGCGACGATCAAGGCGGTGCTGCTCGACCACGAGGCACGCGCGCCGGAGGCACGGAATTCCTTCAGCTACGGCAAGCCGTCCGAGCCGCTGATGCGTGCCACCCGCCTGCTGAGGCTGGTCCCCATCGACCGCCCGCTCGCGGCCAGCGGCGACAACCGTCTGTTCCTGAACCTGGACTACCACTTCCCGGAACAGTCCCCGCTCAACGCGCCCTCGGTCTTCAACTTCTTCTCGCCCGCTTACTCCATTTCCGGACCCATCGGGGATGCGGGCCTGATTTCGCCGGAGTTCCAGATCTTTTCCGAGACCACCGCCATCCGCCAGGCGAACTTCTTCCTCGGCGCGATGGAATGGGGCCTCTGGGTTTCCGAGCCGGAGGATGAGGACTCCAACATCGTCCTCCACTTCAACTTCTCCGAACTGGTCGCCATCCTCAACACCCCGGGCAAGACTCCGGTGGAAGCGCAGGGCCTCCTGCTGGACCACCTGAATGACCGCATGCTTTTCGGAGAGATGAGCCCCGCCCTGCGTGCGGAGATCCTGGCCGCCTACGCCGCCCTGCCCGGATGGCTGGACTACTCCTCCACGCCGCAGGGGCAGCGCGCGAGGATGGCCATCTACCTCATCGTGAATTCACCCGAGTTCTTCGTCCAGAAATGA
- a CDS encoding DUF1501 domain-containing protein, translating to MKDNPSHPGRRQFIGQAACAGLGLTGVMSTLGTLRLFNASLQAQGIPSTLDDHKALICLFLYGGNDANNLLVPRDTTAYAAYQRDRGVLALNRDDLLPLSIPNDDGREFGLHPAMGALHSVFSEQKMAMVCNVGTLVGPITKAEYLSGGAAIPPYLFSHNDQQMQWQTSVPDSPRTVGWGGRLQDLLHASNGDSQISMNVSIAGSNYFQVGEKFSQYHVTPGGSIGLDNYRDDWSPRKEMYQSFDQMIARSYGHIFEQEHAKIVKRAISNDTLLKTALAANPLPTEAAAFPLSQTTTESGITYLAAQLRMILRMIHARQALGMKRQIFFAAIGGFDTHDAQLTDHHALLKELSDGIADFHNATKTLGISDNVTLYTASDFNRTYNSNGKGSDHAWGSHQMIVGGAVNGGRLYGHIPLLEIDGPDDTGSRGSWIPKVSTDEMAATLALWFGVPVGDLPQVLPNIGRFANPDMGFMNRA from the coding sequence ATGAAAGACAACCCATCCCATCCCGGACGCCGCCAGTTCATCGGCCAGGCCGCGTGCGCCGGACTCGGCCTCACGGGGGTGATGTCCACGCTCGGCACGCTGCGCCTTTTCAATGCCTCCCTGCAGGCACAGGGCATCCCCTCCACGCTGGACGACCACAAGGCGCTCATCTGCCTGTTCCTCTATGGCGGCAATGATGCGAACAACCTGCTGGTCCCGCGCGATACCACCGCCTACGCCGCCTACCAGCGGGACCGCGGCGTGCTGGCGCTCAACCGCGACGACCTGCTGCCACTCAGCATCCCGAACGACGATGGCCGCGAGTTCGGCCTGCACCCGGCGATGGGCGCGCTCCACTCCGTCTTCAGCGAACAGAAGATGGCGATGGTCTGCAACGTCGGCACGCTGGTGGGACCGATCACCAAGGCGGAATACCTTTCCGGCGGAGCGGCCATCCCACCCTATCTTTTTTCCCACAACGACCAGCAGATGCAGTGGCAGACCTCCGTGCCGGACTCACCGCGCACGGTCGGCTGGGGCGGCAGGCTGCAGGACCTGCTCCACGCCAGCAACGGGGACTCACAGATCTCGATGAACGTCTCCATCGCGGGGTCGAACTACTTCCAGGTCGGCGAAAAGTTCTCCCAATACCATGTCACGCCCGGCGGCAGCATCGGCCTGGACAACTACCGGGACGACTGGTCGCCGCGGAAGGAGATGTACCAGTCATTCGACCAGATGATCGCCCGCAGCTACGGGCATATCTTCGAGCAGGAACACGCGAAGATCGTGAAACGGGCGATCTCCAATGACACGCTGCTCAAGACGGCGCTGGCCGCCAATCCCCTGCCGACGGAGGCCGCCGCCTTTCCGCTGAGCCAGACGACTACGGAGAGTGGCATCACCTACCTGGCCGCCCAGCTCCGCATGATCCTCAGGATGATCCACGCCCGCCAGGCGCTGGGTATGAAGCGACAGATCTTCTTCGCCGCCATCGGTGGCTTCGACACGCACGACGCGCAGCTCACCGACCACCACGCGCTGCTGAAGGAACTGAGCGATGGCATCGCGGACTTCCACAACGCGACGAAGACGCTCGGCATCAGTGACAATGTCACGCTCTACACCGCTTCCGACTTCAACCGCACCTACAACAGCAATGGCAAAGGCTCCGACCACGCGTGGGGCAGCCACCAGATGATCGTGGGCGGTGCGGTGAACGGCGGCCGCCTCTACGGCCACATCCCGCTGCTGGAGATCGATGGCCCGGACGACACCGGCAGCCGGGGAAGCTGGATCCCGAAGGTGTCCACGGATGAGATGGCCGCCACTCTCGCCCTCTGGTTCGGCGTGCCGGTCGGGGATCTGCCGCAGGTGCTGCCGAACATCGGCCGCTTCGCGAATCCGGATATGGGCTTCATGAACCGCGCCTGA
- a CDS encoding type II secretion system protein GspG, whose protein sequence is MSRPRLLSAGVLAVVILGAALWLFRKADVPPAPVAPAVESPASRQTATPPAVVDTPQRIALRPPQADELSQVPPNPMAGAIGSAKLPPEREITLVLELFQIYRREFGAFPAGETNAHFMNALRGANPGKLPVFPLEHPRLDAAGNLTDPWGQPYHFHPVSRDRMEIRSKGPDGEIFTADDLVAPGK, encoded by the coding sequence ATGAGCCGTCCGCGCCTGCTCAGCGCCGGGGTCCTGGCGGTAGTCATTCTGGGCGCGGCGCTTTGGCTTTTCCGGAAAGCGGATGTCCCGCCTGCTCCGGTGGCCCCCGCGGTGGAGTCCCCCGCTTCCCGCCAGACGGCCACGCCTCCTGCGGTGGTGGATACGCCACAACGGATCGCCCTCCGTCCGCCACAGGCTGATGAACTTTCCCAGGTGCCGCCGAATCCCATGGCTGGGGCGATCGGCTCCGCCAAGTTACCGCCGGAACGGGAGATCACCCTGGTGCTGGAGCTTTTCCAGATCTACCGCCGCGAGTTCGGCGCGTTTCCCGCCGGGGAAACCAACGCCCACTTCATGAACGCGCTGCGCGGCGCGAATCCGGGCAAACTGCCGGTCTTTCCGCTGGAGCATCCCCGGCTGGACGCCGCAGGCAACCTCACCGATCCATGGGGACAGCCTTACCATTTCCACCCTGTCTCCCGTGACCGGATGGAGATCCGCAGCAAGGGACCGGATGGTGAAATCTTCACCGCTGACGATCTGGTGGCCCCCGGAAAGTGA